A region from the Drosophila bipectinata strain 14024-0381.07 chromosome 3R, DbipHiC1v2, whole genome shotgun sequence genome encodes:
- the Ir84a gene encoding ionotropic receptor 75a, producing MIKLQVKVISWLFIILTAFLCVLQIESINTNFLELAAFEDFLRSQHLNQVLVVRGPADGDATGDWQIECQQKLLANYRVQFYRPGMLANFEDLSVYDSPRTAVLVLNFKHTLIKRRVFQPASEAGYFNNSLAWFIFGATEEFLTDEQVIDEHFRDYKMAIDADITVAMRSLDNSSWQLYDLYRVRQQLPLIIQRRGEWSSLKGYQLLDRSSRVARRNNFFNITLVGSTPLTEKPPGYDDMAFLADYVHLQQFDPMSRKTYQFFQLITEMFNFRLEIMFTDKWGEMLKDGSWSGVMGHVTSGAADFAVCPMRFVLDRLDSVHYSPVLHTQPVHFLFRHPRRNHIRNIFFEPLSNQVWWCVLVLVTVSTFLLLLHVRQEIRERRSSSVEQRMGFAWFTMLETFLQQGPAPEVFWLTSTRVLIYASGIFSFILMQFYGAFIVGSLLSDYPRSIVNLQALYDSNLAIGMENITYNYALFSNTTNQLVKDVYAKKICHAGEHNILGLEQGAMRVMQGRFAFHTALDRLYRLLIDLRMGESEFCELQEIMFNPPYVTGSVTVKGSPWREHLARAVLHLQATGLMQYNDRRWMVSRPDCSLFKTSRAEVDLEHFAPALFTLALAMMASALVFLLELFLHWLPDLRGRLEAMST from the exons ATGATTAAGTTGCAAGTGAAAGTTATTTCATggctttttataattttaacagCATTTTTATGCGTGCTGCAAATTGAAAGCATAAATACCAATTTCCTAGAGCTGGCTGCCTTCGAGGACTTTTTGCGTTCGCAGCACTTAAACCAGGTCCTGGTTGTGCGAGGTCCTGCTGACGGCGATGCCACTGGCGACTGGCAAATTGAATGCCAGCAGAAATTGTTGGCTAACTATCGTGTGCAATTTTACCGGCCAGGAATGTTGGCCAACTTTGAGGATCTCTCGGTTTACGACAGTCCGCGTACGGCGGTCCTGGTATTGAATTTCAAGCACACCCTCATAAAAAGACGCGTCTTTCAACCAGCCTCAGAGGCAGGATACTTTAATAACTCACTGGCATGGTTTATTTTTGGTGCCACCGAGGAATTTCTAACCGATGAGCAGGTTATTGACGAGCACTTTCGGGACTACAAAATGGCCATAGACGCAGATATAACGGTGGCCATGAGAAGTCTAGATAA TTCATCTTGGCAATTGTATGATTTATACCGAGTTCGCCAGCAGTTGCCACTAATTATTCAAAGAAGAGGAGAGTGGTCCTCCTTAAAAGGATACCAGCTGCTGGATAGGTCCTCCAGGGTAGCTCGGCGAAACAACTTCTTCAATATCACTCTGGTCGGCAGCACTCCA CTGACAGAGAAACCGCCTGGCTACGATGATATGGCCTTTCTGGCCGACTATGTCCACCTTCAGCAATTTGATCCGATGTCGAGGAAAACTTATCAGTTTTTCCAACTAATCACGGAAATGTTCAATTTCAG GCTGGAGATAATGTTTACAGACAAATGGGGCGAGATGTTGAAGGACGGCAGCTGGTCCGGGGTGATGGGTCATGTGACGAGTGGCGCCGCGGACTTTGCAGTGTGTCCCATGCGCTTCGTCCTTGATAGGCTGGACTCCGTCCACTATTCGCCTGTTCTGCACACCCAACC TGTACACTTCCTATTTCGGCACCCGCGGCGCAATCACATAAGGAACATTTTCTTTGAGCCGCTCAGCAATCAGGTTTGGTGGTGTGTCCTCGTTCTGGTAACTGTGAGCACTTTTCTGCTCCTGCTTCATGTGCGGCAGGAGATTCGAGAGAGACGCTCCTCCTCGGTGGAGCAGCGAATGGGCTTTGCATGGTTTACTATGTTGGAGACCTTTCTACAGCAGGGTCCCGCCCCTGAGGTATTCTGGTTGACCTCCACACGGGTCCTCATATACGCGAGCGGCATATTTAGCTTTATACTGATGCAGTTCTATGGCGCCTTCATAGTGGGATCCTTGCTATCAGATTATCCAAGGAGCATAGTCAACCTCCAGGCCTTGTACGACAGCAACCTGGCCATCGGCATGGAGAATATCACCTATAACTATGCTTTGTTTTCTAACACCACAAATCAGTTGGTGAAGGATGTGTACGCAAAGAAGATCTGCCACGCGGGAGAACACAATATCCTTGGTCTAGAGCAGGGAGCTATGAGGGTCATGCAAGGGCGTTTTGCGTTTCACACGGCCCTCGATCGGCTCTATAGGCTATTAATTGACCTGAGGATGGGGGAGTCCGAGTTCTGTGAGCTCCAGGAGATCATGTTCAACCCACCCTATGTAACCGGATCCGTTACGGTCAAGGGTTCGCCTTGGAGAGAGCACTTGGCCCGAGCAGTTTTGCATCTTCAAGCCACCGGATTGATGCAGTACAACGACCGACGTTGGATGGTGTCGCGACCGGACTGCAGTCTCTTCAAGACCTCCCGGGCCGAGGTGGATCTAGAGCACTTTGCCCCTGCCCTTTTCACCCTGGCGCTCGCCATGATGGCCAGTGCTCTGGTCTTTTTGCTGGAGCTCTTCCTGCACTGGCTACCCGACTTACGGGGAAGGCTGGAAGCCATGTCCACTTAA